A genomic region of Notamacropus eugenii isolate mMacEug1 chromosome 3, mMacEug1.pri_v2, whole genome shotgun sequence contains the following coding sequences:
- the TSTD2 gene encoding thiosulfate sulfurtransferase/rhodanese-like domain-containing protein 2 isoform X2 → MVPSSVPPAQGDDLDSCILRFPDLDLKDTSLVSPSSVLRAELDANLRKKYAHAKKKAFALLVKTKEIPEPTSCSSSLCKGVWWTCCQQIFRDQIGIHRHIAAQHAGDIYHQTSSVLKQLAAEAGTPKPCVSADKTDGLNVPPTSNHQVSADFPDTSCFTLDELISAQDSNQGVVLLYYCYCDVEDPEWLCAWQKALCQHLHLTGKVRIATEGINGTVGGSRLATDLYMEAMLSHPLFKNILCKEDFKTSKGGAYCFPGLRVGVFEEIVPMGISPSVISYKKPGIHLSPGEFHKEVENYLYQGNQEQNDTILLDCRNFYESKIGRFQKCLAPDIRKFSYFPSYVDKNLKLFKDKRVLMYCTGGIRCERGSAYLRAKGICKEVYQLKGGIHKYLEEFPDGFYRGKLFVFDERYALSYNNDIVSDCTYCGTRWDQYKLCSTSHCRQLVLSCSECRKKGLTACCLACQDKGAKLTSSATEKGFKEECDCTLKRPRVPVELSQ, encoded by the exons ATGGTGCCTTCTTCTGTGCCACCAGCTCAAGGAGATGACCTGGATTCCTGTATATTAAGATTTCCAGACCTGGATTTGAAAGATACAAGCCTTGTTTCTCCTAGTAGCGTTCTCAGAGCAGAATTAGATGCTAATTTGAGGAAGAAGTACGCGCATGCGAAGAAGAAG GCATTTGCCCTTTTGGTCAAAACAAAGGAAATTCCAGAACCCACCAGCTGCTCTTCATCTCTCTGCAAAGGAGTGTGGTGGACTTGCTGCCAGCAGATCTTCAGAGACCAAATTGGCATCCACAGACATATAGCGGCCCAGCATGCAGGAGATATTTATCACCAGACCTCTTCTGTTTTAAAACAACTAGCTGCTGAGGCTGGCACACCCAAGCCTTGTGTATCTGCAGACAAGACTGATGGATTAAATGTGCCCCCCACCTCCAACCATCAGGTGTCTGCTGACTTCCCAGACACAAGCTGTTTTACGCTTGATGAATTGATAAG TGCACAGGATAGCAATCAGGGAGTAGTACTGttatattattgttactgtgaCGTAGAGGATCCAGAATGGCTTTGTGCTTGGCAGAAAGCTTTATGCCAACACCTGCACCTCACAGGAAAG gtTCGAATTGCTACAGAAGGAATCAATGGAACGGTGGGTGGGAGCAGATTAGCAACTGATCTTTATATGGAGGCAATGCTTTCTCATCCTTTGTTTAAGAATATCTTATGTAAGGAAGACTTTAAG ACCAGCAAAGGAGGAGCTTACTGTTTTCCAGGACTTCGTGTTGGTGTATTTGAAGAAATCGTTCCGATGGGAATCAGTCCCAGTGTGATCTCCTACAAAAAACCTG GAATCCATTTATCCCCTGGTGAATTTCATAAAGAAGTTGAAAATTATTTATATCAGGGTAATCAAGAGCAAAATGACACTATTCTGCTGGACTGCAGGAACTTTTATGAAAGTAAAATA GGACGTTTCCAGAAATGCCTGGCACCAGACATCAGGAAATTCAGTTATTTTCCCAGTTATGTGGACAAAAATCTAAAACTTTTTAAGGACAAGCGTGTGCTGATGTACTGTACGGGGGGCATTCGTTGTGAAAGAGGTTCAGCCTACCTCAGAGCTAAG ggAATATGCAAGGAAGTATACCAGCTGAAGGGTGGCATCCACAAATACCTGGAAGAGTTTCCTGATGGTTTTTATAGAGGgaaattatttgtttttgacGAACGCTATGCTCTCTCTTACAACAATGACATCGTTTCAG acTGTACATATTGTGGAACCCGGTGGGACCAGTATAAACTGTGTTCCACCTCCCATTGCCGCCAACTCGTCCTGTCCTGTTCAGAATGCCGAAAGAAAGGGCTTACAGCTTGTTGCCTCGCTTGCCAGGATAAAGGAGCCAAGCTGACGTCAAGTGCCACTGAGAAGGGTTTTAAAGAAGAATGTGATTGCACCCTGAAGAGGCCCCGTGTTCCAGTTGAACTTTCCCAGTAA
- the TSTD2 gene encoding thiosulfate sulfurtransferase/rhodanese-like domain-containing protein 2 isoform X1 → MESHTVVIYSKKYKAHNCSKTMVPSSVPPAQGDDLDSCILRFPDLDLKDTSLVSPSSVLRAELDANLRKKYAHAKKKAFALLVKTKEIPEPTSCSSSLCKGVWWTCCQQIFRDQIGIHRHIAAQHAGDIYHQTSSVLKQLAAEAGTPKPCVSADKTDGLNVPPTSNHQVSADFPDTSCFTLDELISAQDSNQGVVLLYYCYCDVEDPEWLCAWQKALCQHLHLTGKVRIATEGINGTVGGSRLATDLYMEAMLSHPLFKNILCKEDFKTSKGGAYCFPGLRVGVFEEIVPMGISPSVISYKKPGIHLSPGEFHKEVENYLYQGNQEQNDTILLDCRNFYESKIGRFQKCLAPDIRKFSYFPSYVDKNLKLFKDKRVLMYCTGGIRCERGSAYLRAKGICKEVYQLKGGIHKYLEEFPDGFYRGKLFVFDERYALSYNNDIVSDCTYCGTRWDQYKLCSTSHCRQLVLSCSECRKKGLTACCLACQDKGAKLTSSATEKGFKEECDCTLKRPRVPVELSQ, encoded by the exons GTAGTAATATACTCCAAAAAATATAAGGCTCACAACTGCAGTAAAACAATGGTGCCTTCTTCTGTGCCACCAGCTCAAGGAGATGACCTGGATTCCTGTATATTAAGATTTCCAGACCTGGATTTGAAAGATACAAGCCTTGTTTCTCCTAGTAGCGTTCTCAGAGCAGAATTAGATGCTAATTTGAGGAAGAAGTACGCGCATGCGAAGAAGAAG GCATTTGCCCTTTTGGTCAAAACAAAGGAAATTCCAGAACCCACCAGCTGCTCTTCATCTCTCTGCAAAGGAGTGTGGTGGACTTGCTGCCAGCAGATCTTCAGAGACCAAATTGGCATCCACAGACATATAGCGGCCCAGCATGCAGGAGATATTTATCACCAGACCTCTTCTGTTTTAAAACAACTAGCTGCTGAGGCTGGCACACCCAAGCCTTGTGTATCTGCAGACAAGACTGATGGATTAAATGTGCCCCCCACCTCCAACCATCAGGTGTCTGCTGACTTCCCAGACACAAGCTGTTTTACGCTTGATGAATTGATAAG TGCACAGGATAGCAATCAGGGAGTAGTACTGttatattattgttactgtgaCGTAGAGGATCCAGAATGGCTTTGTGCTTGGCAGAAAGCTTTATGCCAACACCTGCACCTCACAGGAAAG gtTCGAATTGCTACAGAAGGAATCAATGGAACGGTGGGTGGGAGCAGATTAGCAACTGATCTTTATATGGAGGCAATGCTTTCTCATCCTTTGTTTAAGAATATCTTATGTAAGGAAGACTTTAAG ACCAGCAAAGGAGGAGCTTACTGTTTTCCAGGACTTCGTGTTGGTGTATTTGAAGAAATCGTTCCGATGGGAATCAGTCCCAGTGTGATCTCCTACAAAAAACCTG GAATCCATTTATCCCCTGGTGAATTTCATAAAGAAGTTGAAAATTATTTATATCAGGGTAATCAAGAGCAAAATGACACTATTCTGCTGGACTGCAGGAACTTTTATGAAAGTAAAATA GGACGTTTCCAGAAATGCCTGGCACCAGACATCAGGAAATTCAGTTATTTTCCCAGTTATGTGGACAAAAATCTAAAACTTTTTAAGGACAAGCGTGTGCTGATGTACTGTACGGGGGGCATTCGTTGTGAAAGAGGTTCAGCCTACCTCAGAGCTAAG ggAATATGCAAGGAAGTATACCAGCTGAAGGGTGGCATCCACAAATACCTGGAAGAGTTTCCTGATGGTTTTTATAGAGGgaaattatttgtttttgacGAACGCTATGCTCTCTCTTACAACAATGACATCGTTTCAG acTGTACATATTGTGGAACCCGGTGGGACCAGTATAAACTGTGTTCCACCTCCCATTGCCGCCAACTCGTCCTGTCCTGTTCAGAATGCCGAAAGAAAGGGCTTACAGCTTGTTGCCTCGCTTGCCAGGATAAAGGAGCCAAGCTGACGTCAAGTGCCACTGAGAAGGGTTTTAAAGAAGAATGTGATTGCACCCTGAAGAGGCCCCGTGTTCCAGTTGAACTTTCCCAGTAA